A region from the Prionailurus viverrinus isolate Anna chromosome E2, UM_Priviv_1.0, whole genome shotgun sequence genome encodes:
- the TMEM145 gene encoding transmembrane protein 145 isoform X2, whose amino-acid sequence MEPPRAPALCRLLPPLLLLLLPLSPRARAKYVRGNLSSKEDWVFLTRFCFLSDYGRLDFRFRYPEAKCCQNILLYFDDPSQWPAVYKAGDKDCLAKESVIRPENNQVINLTTQYAWSGCQVVSEDGTRYLSCSSGRSFRSVRERWWYIALSKCGGDGLQLEYEMVLTNGKSFWTRHFSADEFGILETDVTFLLIFLLIFFLSCYFGYLLKGRQLLHTTYKMFMAAAGVEVLSLLFFCIYWGQYATDGIGNESLKILAKLLFSSSFLIFLLMLILLGKGFTVTRGRISHSGSVKLSVYMTLYTLTHVVLLIYEAEFFDPGQVLYTYESPAGYGLIGLQVAAYVWFCYAVLISLRHFPEKQPFYVPFFAAYTLWFFAVPVMALIANFGIPKWAREKIVNGIQLGIHLYAHGVFLIMTRPSAANKNFPYHVRTSQIASAGAPGPGGSQSTDKPFPQHVYGNVTFISDSVPNFTELFSIPPPASSAGKQVEETAVAAAVAPRGRVVTTAERGAASPPLPARFPKAADPSWDGPTPPYQPLVPQTAAPHTGFTEYFSMHTAGGTAPPV is encoded by the exons ATGGAGCCCCCGCGCGCGCCCGCTCTGTGCCGCCTGCTGCCGCCGCTGTTGCTCCTGCTGCTGCCACTGTCCCCCCGCGCCCGGGCCAAGTACGTGCGGGGCAACCTCAGCTCCAAGGAG GATTGGGTGTTCCTGACAAGATTTTGCTTTCTTTCGGATTATGGCCGACTGGACTTCCGTTTCCGATACCCTGAG GCCAAGTGCTGTCAGAACATCCTCCTCTATTTCGACGACCCATCCCAGTGGCCGGCTGTGTACAAGGCAGGGGACAAG GACTGCCTGGCCAAGGAGTCAGTGATCAGGCCTGAGAACAACCAGGTCATCAACCTCACCACCCAGTATGCCTGGTCAGGCTGTCAG GTAGTGTCAGAGGACGGAACCCGCTACCTGAGCTGCTCCAGTGGCCGAAGCTTCCGCTCGGTTCGTGAAAGGTGGTGGTACATCGCACTCAGCAAGTGTGGG GGAGATGGGCTGCAGTTGGAGTATGAGATGGTCCTCACCAATGGCAAGTCCTTCTGGACACGGCATTTCTCGGCTGATGAGTTTG GGATCCTGGAGACAGATGTGACtttcctcctcatcttcctcctcatcttcttcctctcctgttaCTTTGGAT ATTTACTGAAAGGTCGTCAGTTGCTCCACACAACTTACAAAATGTTCATGGCTGCAGCAGGAGTGGAGG TCCTGAGCCtcctgtttttctgcatctactgggGCCAGTATGCCACTGATGGCATTGGCAACGAGAGTCTGAAGATCTTGG ccAAGTTGCTCTTCTCCTCCAGCTTCCTCATCTTCCTGCTGATGCTCATCCTTCTGGGGAAGGGATTCACAGTGACACG GGGCCGAATCAGCCACTCGGGCTCCGTGAAGTTGTCTGTCTACATGACCCTGTACACTCTCACCCACGTGGTGCTGCTCATTTACGAGGCCGAG TTCTTTGACCCAGGCCAGGTACTATACACGTACGAGTCGCCGGCGGGCTATGGGCTCATTGGGCTGCAGGTGGCGGCTTACGTGTGGTTCTGCTATGCTGTGCTCATCTCCTTGCGTCACTTCCCGGAGAAGCAGCCCTTTTACGTGCCCTTCTTTGCTGCCTACACCCTCTG GTTCTTTGCTGTTCCTGTTATGGCCCTGATCGCCAACTTCGGGATCCCCAAGTGGGCCCGGGAGAAGATTGTCAATGGCATCCAGCTGGGGATCCATTTGTATGCCCATGGCGTGTTCCTG ATCATGACACGCCCGTCGGCGGCCAACAAGAACTTCCCGTACCATGTGCGCACGTCGCAGATCGCCTCAGCCGGGGCCCCCGGCCCGGGAGGGAGCCAGTCCACGGACAAGCCCTTCCCGCAGCACGTCTATGGGAACGTGACGTTCATCAGCGACTCGGTGCCCAACTTCACGGAGCTCTTCTCCATCCCCCCGCCCGCCTCCTCC GCCGGGAAGCAGGTGGAGGAgacggcggtggcggcggcggtggcCCCGAGGGGCCGCGTGGTGACCACGGCCGAGCGGGGCGCGGCCTCCCCGCCCCTTCCCGCTCGGTTCCCCAAGGCGGCCGACCCGAGCTGGGATGGCCCGACGCCGCCCTACCAGCCGCTCGTGCCCCAGACGGCGGCGCCGCACACCGGCTTCACCGAATACTTCAGCATGCACACGGCCGGGGGCACCGCACCCCCGGTCTGA
- the TMEM145 gene encoding transmembrane protein 145 isoform X1 yields the protein MEPPRAPALCRLLPPLLLLLLPLSPRARAKYVRGNLSSKEDWVFLTRFCFLSDYGRLDFRFRYPEAKCCQNILLYFDDPSQWPAVYKAGDKDCLAKESVIRPENNQVINLTTQYAWSGCQVVSEDGTRYLSCSSGRSFRSVRERWWYIALSKCGGDGLQLEYEMVLTNGKSFWTRHFSADEFGILETDVTFLLIFLLIFFLSCYFGYLLKGRQLLHTTYKMFMAAAGVEVLSLLFFCIYWGQYATDGIGNESLKILAKLLFSSSFLIFLLMLILLGKGFTVTRGRISHSGSVKLSVYMTLYTLTHVVLLIYEAEFFDPGQVLYTYESPAGYGLIGLQVAAYVWFCYAVLISLRHFPEKQPFYVPFFAAYTLWFFAVPVMALIANFGIPKWAREKIVNGIQLGIHLYAHGVFLIMTRPSAANKNFPYHVRTSQIASAGAPGPGGSQSTDKPFPQHVYGNVTFISDSVPNFTELFSIPPPASSVSPAPPAHEELLAPPLEYLTPLPAPPPPPSPGRLSPPPAFRTPRAPTPRRDHPPAPAPTLPDWVLALLRTPPQTPRAVPPPPAFRGSPPTPRPPPEFARRAPTPPLEYLAPLSRRPAARSFPD from the exons ATGGAGCCCCCGCGCGCGCCCGCTCTGTGCCGCCTGCTGCCGCCGCTGTTGCTCCTGCTGCTGCCACTGTCCCCCCGCGCCCGGGCCAAGTACGTGCGGGGCAACCTCAGCTCCAAGGAG GATTGGGTGTTCCTGACAAGATTTTGCTTTCTTTCGGATTATGGCCGACTGGACTTCCGTTTCCGATACCCTGAG GCCAAGTGCTGTCAGAACATCCTCCTCTATTTCGACGACCCATCCCAGTGGCCGGCTGTGTACAAGGCAGGGGACAAG GACTGCCTGGCCAAGGAGTCAGTGATCAGGCCTGAGAACAACCAGGTCATCAACCTCACCACCCAGTATGCCTGGTCAGGCTGTCAG GTAGTGTCAGAGGACGGAACCCGCTACCTGAGCTGCTCCAGTGGCCGAAGCTTCCGCTCGGTTCGTGAAAGGTGGTGGTACATCGCACTCAGCAAGTGTGGG GGAGATGGGCTGCAGTTGGAGTATGAGATGGTCCTCACCAATGGCAAGTCCTTCTGGACACGGCATTTCTCGGCTGATGAGTTTG GGATCCTGGAGACAGATGTGACtttcctcctcatcttcctcctcatcttcttcctctcctgttaCTTTGGAT ATTTACTGAAAGGTCGTCAGTTGCTCCACACAACTTACAAAATGTTCATGGCTGCAGCAGGAGTGGAGG TCCTGAGCCtcctgtttttctgcatctactgggGCCAGTATGCCACTGATGGCATTGGCAACGAGAGTCTGAAGATCTTGG ccAAGTTGCTCTTCTCCTCCAGCTTCCTCATCTTCCTGCTGATGCTCATCCTTCTGGGGAAGGGATTCACAGTGACACG GGGCCGAATCAGCCACTCGGGCTCCGTGAAGTTGTCTGTCTACATGACCCTGTACACTCTCACCCACGTGGTGCTGCTCATTTACGAGGCCGAG TTCTTTGACCCAGGCCAGGTACTATACACGTACGAGTCGCCGGCGGGCTATGGGCTCATTGGGCTGCAGGTGGCGGCTTACGTGTGGTTCTGCTATGCTGTGCTCATCTCCTTGCGTCACTTCCCGGAGAAGCAGCCCTTTTACGTGCCCTTCTTTGCTGCCTACACCCTCTG GTTCTTTGCTGTTCCTGTTATGGCCCTGATCGCCAACTTCGGGATCCCCAAGTGGGCCCGGGAGAAGATTGTCAATGGCATCCAGCTGGGGATCCATTTGTATGCCCATGGCGTGTTCCTG ATCATGACACGCCCGTCGGCGGCCAACAAGAACTTCCCGTACCATGTGCGCACGTCGCAGATCGCCTCAGCCGGGGCCCCCGGCCCGGGAGGGAGCCAGTCCACGGACAAGCCCTTCCCGCAGCACGTCTATGGGAACGTGACGTTCATCAGCGACTCGGTGCCCAACTTCACGGAGCTCTTCTCCATCCCCCCGCCCGCCTCCTCCGTAAGCCCCGCGCCCCCGGCGCACGAGGAGCTGCTGGCGCCGCCCCTGGAGTACCTGACCCCGCtcccggccccgccgccgcccccctcGCCCGGGCGCCTGAGCCCACCCCCTGCCTTTCGCACGCCCCGAGCCCCAACACCGCGCCGCGACCACCCCCCGGCGCCTGCGCCCACCCTGCCGGACTGGGTCCTGGCGCTGTTGCGCACGCCCCCGCAGACGCCACGCGCCGTGCCCCCGCCACCCGCCTTCCGCGGCTCTCCACCCACTCCCCGGCCGCCGCCGGAGTTCGCCCGGCGCGCTCCGACGCCGCCCCTAGAGTACCTGGCCCCGCTGTCCAGGCGCCCAGCCGCCCGCTCCTTCCCTGATTGA
- the PAFAH1B3 gene encoding platelet-activating factor acetylhydrolase IB subunit alpha1, whose translation MSGEENPASKPTPVQDVQGDGRWMSLHHRFVADSKDKEPEVVFIGDSLVQLMHQCEIWRELFSPLHALNFGIGSDSTQHVLWRLENGELEHIRPKIVVVWVGTNNHGHTAEQVTGGIKAIVQLVNQRQPQARVVVLGLLPRGQHPNPLREKNRRVNELVRAALAGHPRAHFLDADPGFVHSDGTISHHDMYDYLHLSRLGYTPVCRALHSLLLRLLAQDQGQGVPRPEATP comes from the exons ATGAGCGGAGAGGAGAACCCAGCCAGCAAGCCCACGCCGGTGCAGGACGTGCAGGGTGACGGACGCTGGATGTCCCTG CACCATCGGTTCGTGGCTGACAGCAAAGATAAGGAACCCGAAGTCGTCTTCATCGGGGACTCCTTGGTCCAGCTAATGCACCAGTGCGAG ATCTGGCGGGAGCTCTTTTCTCCTCTGCACGCACTTAACTTTGGCATTGGCAGTGACAGCACGCAACATGTGCTTTGGCGACTGGAGAATGGGGAGCTGGAACACATCCGGCCCAAG ATTGTGGTGGTCTGGGTGGGTACCAACAACCACGGGCACACAGCAGAGCAAGTGACTGGTGGCATCAAGGCCATTGTGCAACTGGTGAACCAACGGCAGCCCCAGGCCCGGGTCGTGGTGCTG GGCCTGCTTCCGAGGGGCCAGCACCCTAACCCACTTCGTGAGAAAAACCGGCGAGTGAACGAGCTGGTCCGGGCAGCACTGGCTGGCCACCCACGGGCCCACTTCCTGGATGCCGACCCTGGCTTTGTGCACTCAGACGGTACCATAAGTCACCATGACATGTACGATTACCTGCATCTGAGCCGCCTGGGCTACACACCTGTCTGTCGGGCCCTGCACTCCCTGCTTCTGCGTCTGCTGGCCCAAGACCAGGGCCAGGGTGTCCCCCGGCCAGAGGCTACACCCTAA
- the PRR19 gene encoding proline-rich protein 19 isoform X1: MLQGPGAAWHPSHPAHLADLWPLFLSLNPQDIMDPRGPGPQPFQRPEKSGRVRRRKTRRERNEALMGSRRPLTHQDPPVTSQDPPVAPTVPKVVVITQGRLSREHRGLFNHEVKSLDVARLLSSGSLEPGTPSLPTKRFSSPSWAQEPAPQSRGKENQVPRGSGPGPPSPPELPGLGQLLEELQCQLILPQAFPRRNLVQEARDAIVGTLQACHGCVPDLTLVLRDCQPPLPGTKPGGPERRRMTPSWINSPEQAPGERRQRRQQRTKELTFSMPHTSSTPLVHRVSLAPPKGPWPPPLPLLPSPSGAAWGPPTAFDLLKSIWLVATPPPPRPWGVGPQQSLPQPPSPLLPRTSALDWSPSPPAPLPSLSWVVAQSSPEAWSFPPMRLY; the protein is encoded by the exons atGCTGCAAGGCCCAGGTGCAGCCTGGCACCCCTCCCACCCAGCTCATCTTGCAGATCTGTggcctctgttcctctctctaaACCCACAG GACATTATGGACCCCCGGGGGCCAGGCCCCCAGCCTTTCCAGCGGCCTGAGAAATCTGGTCGTGTCCGTCGTCGGAAGACAAGGCGGGAGCGTAACGAGGCCCTGATGGGCAGCCGCCGGCCATTGACCCATCAGGATCCTCCTGTGACCAGTCAGGATCCACCTGTGGCCCCTACTGTTCCCAAGGTCGTGGTCATAACGCAGGGCCGGCTGAGCCGGGAGCACCGGGGTCTCTTTAATCATGAGGTGAAATCTCTGGATGTGGCACGGCTGCTTAGCAGTGGGTCCCTGGAACCCGGCACCCCTTCACTCCCCACCAAACGCTTCTCAAGCCCAAGCTGGGCCCAAGAACCAGCTCCCCAGTCAAGGGGCAAGGAGAACCAGGTGCCTAGAGGCTCAGGCCCAGGCCCACCCAGTCCCCCAGAGCTCCCTGGCTTGGGGCAGCTGCTGGAGGAGCTGCAGTGCCAGTTGATTCTGCCACAGGCCTTTCCCAGGAGGAACCTAGTGCAGGAGGCCAGGGATGCCATCGTGGGCACTTTACAGGCCTGTCATGGCTGCGTGCCTGACCTTACCCTGGTGCTCCGTGACTGCCAGCCACCCTTACCAG GGACCAAGCCTGGGGGCCCTGAAAGACGAAGGATGACACCCTCCTGGATCAACAGCCCGGAGCAGGCcccaggggagaggaggcagaggaggcaaCAGAGGACAAAGGAGCTCACTTTCTCCATGCCTCACACCTCCAGCACTCCCCTGGTGCACAGGGTGAGCCTGGCGCCACCAAAAGGTCCCTGGCCACCGCCTTTGCCCTTGTTGCCTTCGCCATCTGGGGCAGCCTGGGGCCCCCCAACAGCCTTTGACCTACTGAAAAGCATCTGGCTGGTTGCcacacctccccctccccggccctgGGGGGTCGGCCCACAACAATCCCTGCCTCAGCCACCATCACCCTTGTTGCCCCGAACCTCTGCCCTGGATTGGAgccccagccctcctgccccaCTGCCCAGCCTCTCCTGGGTGGTGGCCCAGAGCAGCCCAGAGGCCTGGTCCTTTCCACCTATGAGACTGTACTGA
- the PRR19 gene encoding proline-rich protein 19 isoform X2, with translation MDPRGPGPQPFQRPEKSGRVRRRKTRRERNEALMGSRRPLTHQDPPVTSQDPPVAPTVPKVVVITQGRLSREHRGLFNHEVKSLDVARLLSSGSLEPGTPSLPTKRFSSPSWAQEPAPQSRGKENQVPRGSGPGPPSPPELPGLGQLLEELQCQLILPQAFPRRNLVQEARDAIVGTLQACHGCVPDLTLVLRDCQPPLPGTKPGGPERRRMTPSWINSPEQAPGERRQRRQQRTKELTFSMPHTSSTPLVHRVSLAPPKGPWPPPLPLLPSPSGAAWGPPTAFDLLKSIWLVATPPPPRPWGVGPQQSLPQPPSPLLPRTSALDWSPSPPAPLPSLSWVVAQSSPEAWSFPPMRLY, from the exons ATGGACCCCCGGGGGCCAGGCCCCCAGCCTTTCCAGCGGCCTGAGAAATCTGGTCGTGTCCGTCGTCGGAAGACAAGGCGGGAGCGTAACGAGGCCCTGATGGGCAGCCGCCGGCCATTGACCCATCAGGATCCTCCTGTGACCAGTCAGGATCCACCTGTGGCCCCTACTGTTCCCAAGGTCGTGGTCATAACGCAGGGCCGGCTGAGCCGGGAGCACCGGGGTCTCTTTAATCATGAGGTGAAATCTCTGGATGTGGCACGGCTGCTTAGCAGTGGGTCCCTGGAACCCGGCACCCCTTCACTCCCCACCAAACGCTTCTCAAGCCCAAGCTGGGCCCAAGAACCAGCTCCCCAGTCAAGGGGCAAGGAGAACCAGGTGCCTAGAGGCTCAGGCCCAGGCCCACCCAGTCCCCCAGAGCTCCCTGGCTTGGGGCAGCTGCTGGAGGAGCTGCAGTGCCAGTTGATTCTGCCACAGGCCTTTCCCAGGAGGAACCTAGTGCAGGAGGCCAGGGATGCCATCGTGGGCACTTTACAGGCCTGTCATGGCTGCGTGCCTGACCTTACCCTGGTGCTCCGTGACTGCCAGCCACCCTTACCAG GGACCAAGCCTGGGGGCCCTGAAAGACGAAGGATGACACCCTCCTGGATCAACAGCCCGGAGCAGGCcccaggggagaggaggcagaggaggcaaCAGAGGACAAAGGAGCTCACTTTCTCCATGCCTCACACCTCCAGCACTCCCCTGGTGCACAGGGTGAGCCTGGCGCCACCAAAAGGTCCCTGGCCACCGCCTTTGCCCTTGTTGCCTTCGCCATCTGGGGCAGCCTGGGGCCCCCCAACAGCCTTTGACCTACTGAAAAGCATCTGGCTGGTTGCcacacctccccctccccggccctgGGGGGTCGGCCCACAACAATCCCTGCCTCAGCCACCATCACCCTTGTTGCCCCGAACCTCTGCCCTGGATTGGAgccccagccctcctgccccaCTGCCCAGCCTCTCCTGGGTGGTGGCCCAGAGCAGCCCAGAGGCCTGGTCCTTTCCACCTATGAGACTGTACTGA
- the TMEM145 gene encoding transmembrane protein 145 isoform X3 yields MEPPRAPALCRLLPPLLLLLLPLSPRARAKYVRGNLSSKEDWVFLTRFCFLSDYGRLDFRFRYPEAKCCQNILLYFDDPSQWPAVYKAGDKDCLAKESVIRPENNQVINLTTQYAWSGCQVVSEDGTRYLSCSSGRSFRSVRERWWYIALSKCGGDGLQLEYEMVLTNGKSFWTRHFSADEFGILETDVTFLLIFLLIFFLSCYFGYLLKGRQLLHTTYKMFMAAAGVEVLSLLFFCIYWGQYATDGIGNESLKILAKLLFSSSFLIFLLMLILLGKGFTVTRGRISHSGSVKLSVYMTLYTLTHVVLLIYEAEVLCCSCYGPDRQLRDPQVGPGEDCQWHPAGDPFVCPWRVPDHDTPVGGQQELPVPCAHVADRLSRGPRPGREPVHGQALPAARLWERDVHQRLGAQLHGALLHPPARLLRKPRAPGARGAAGAAPGVPDPAPGPAAAPLARAPEPTPCLSHAPSPNTAPRPPPGACAHPAGLGPGAVAHAPADATRRAPATRLPRLSTHSPAAAGVRPARSDAAPRVPGPAVQAPSRPLLP; encoded by the exons ATGGAGCCCCCGCGCGCGCCCGCTCTGTGCCGCCTGCTGCCGCCGCTGTTGCTCCTGCTGCTGCCACTGTCCCCCCGCGCCCGGGCCAAGTACGTGCGGGGCAACCTCAGCTCCAAGGAG GATTGGGTGTTCCTGACAAGATTTTGCTTTCTTTCGGATTATGGCCGACTGGACTTCCGTTTCCGATACCCTGAG GCCAAGTGCTGTCAGAACATCCTCCTCTATTTCGACGACCCATCCCAGTGGCCGGCTGTGTACAAGGCAGGGGACAAG GACTGCCTGGCCAAGGAGTCAGTGATCAGGCCTGAGAACAACCAGGTCATCAACCTCACCACCCAGTATGCCTGGTCAGGCTGTCAG GTAGTGTCAGAGGACGGAACCCGCTACCTGAGCTGCTCCAGTGGCCGAAGCTTCCGCTCGGTTCGTGAAAGGTGGTGGTACATCGCACTCAGCAAGTGTGGG GGAGATGGGCTGCAGTTGGAGTATGAGATGGTCCTCACCAATGGCAAGTCCTTCTGGACACGGCATTTCTCGGCTGATGAGTTTG GGATCCTGGAGACAGATGTGACtttcctcctcatcttcctcctcatcttcttcctctcctgttaCTTTGGAT ATTTACTGAAAGGTCGTCAGTTGCTCCACACAACTTACAAAATGTTCATGGCTGCAGCAGGAGTGGAGG TCCTGAGCCtcctgtttttctgcatctactgggGCCAGTATGCCACTGATGGCATTGGCAACGAGAGTCTGAAGATCTTGG ccAAGTTGCTCTTCTCCTCCAGCTTCCTCATCTTCCTGCTGATGCTCATCCTTCTGGGGAAGGGATTCACAGTGACACG GGGCCGAATCAGCCACTCGGGCTCCGTGAAGTTGTCTGTCTACATGACCCTGTACACTCTCACCCACGTGGTGCTGCTCATTTACGAGGCCGAG GTTCTTTGCTGTTCCTGTTATGGCCCTGATCGCCAACTTCGGGATCCCCAAGTGGGCCCGGGAGAAGATTGTCAATGGCATCCAGCTGGGGATCCATTTGTATGCCCATGGCGTGTTCCTG ATCATGACACGCCCGTCGGCGGCCAACAAGAACTTCCCGTACCATGTGCGCACGTCGCAGATCGCCTCAGCCGGGGCCCCCGGCCCGGGAGGGAGCCAGTCCACGGACAAGCCCTTCCCGCAGCACGTCTATGGGAACGTGACGTTCATCAGCGACTCGGTGCCCAACTTCACGGAGCTCTTCTCCATCCCCCCGCCCGCCTCCTCCGTAAGCCCCGCGCCCCCGGCGCACGAGGAGCTGCTGGCGCCGCCCCTGGAGTACCTGACCCCGCtcccggccccgccgccgcccccctcGCCCGGGCGCCTGAGCCCACCCCCTGCCTTTCGCACGCCCCGAGCCCCAACACCGCGCCGCGACCACCCCCCGGCGCCTGCGCCCACCCTGCCGGACTGGGTCCTGGCGCTGTTGCGCACGCCCCCGCAGACGCCACGCGCCGTGCCCCCGCCACCCGCCTTCCGCGGCTCTCCACCCACTCCCCGGCCGCCGCCGGAGTTCGCCCGGCGCGCTCCGACGCCGCCCCTAGAGTACCTGGCCCCGCTGTCCAGGCGCCCAGCCGCCCGCTCCTTCCCTGA